CCAGCTATGGGACGTAAACCATCTCAACGGTGATTCGATCGCCCGAATCCGTCTCCCGCACCCGCGCCTTCAGCACCAGGTCACTCGGGCCCTCTTCCACGGTCCACAGGTCGACCAGCACCTCCCAATGCGGGTCATACCACTGCGACACCGACGATTGCCAAGCGGCCTCCGGCAGCTCTGTCAATCTGGCGCCGTATTCCGTGATGTAGGCGCGAATCTGTTCAGCGATCCCTGCCGAAATGGGCTCCACGCCCGAGATACCCGCGGAGAGGGCGTAATCCCCGTGTGCAAAACAACGCACGATGTCTCTCAACAAGGGGCGCCACGCCGCCGCCACGGGATGTGGCCGATCAACGTCTTTGAATCGGGAAGGTCCGGGGCCGTCACCGGGGCTCATATCGCTGATTCCATCCATCTCGATGACCTCCCCGCGCCTGACCGGCCGCTTCGTCGGTCATCCCGTCGAAGAATTTCAGAATGACAATGCTCGCTTTGGCAAGCTCGGAACAGACATTGTGACGCTCTCTCAAGAAGAACTGGACGCACTCATACTGGAGTCGGTCAAGCCCTGGGGTACGAAGGTGGCCGCAATCATGGCGAACGTAGATCGCGCATTGAAGGCACGTCAGATTCACGACGACGACGACGCCTTTGATGACACAGAGCGCCGTCTCCGCGCATTGATCGACTCAGGGCACCTGCTTTCGGACGGTGACCTCAATCAATGGCGGACGTGTGAAGTGAGGACACCTTCGCGAATCGATTGAAGCGCCCCACCCGGTCCAGTCTCAATCCGGCTGACTTCAAACAATTCCTCACTTGGCGAGCGTAACGCGGTCCTGGATTCCAGAATGTCGGGCCGTCCAGGGAAATCAGCTCTCAATGAGCGTGTTCAACACCTCCATGCAGCTCCGCGCAGTCTGGTCCCCCACATCCTGCTCCGCATGCCACGCCGACACGGACACCGCCACCACGTCATGGCCACGCAGCACCTTGAAGAGCGCCTGCACATCTGCCGCGCTGGGGCCTTGCTGCACGTGGTACTTGAGTGCCGGCATT
The Roseateles amylovorans genome window above contains:
- a CDS encoding DUF7668 domain-containing protein translates to MDGISDMSPGDGPGPSRFKDVDRPHPVAAAWRPLLRDIVRCFAHGDYALSAGISGVEPISAGIAEQIRAYITEYGARLTELPEAAWQSSVSQWYDPHWEVLVDLWTVEEGPSDLVLKARVRETDSGDRITVEMVYVP
- a CDS encoding DUF3658 domain-containing protein, giving the protein MTSPRLTGRFVGHPVEEFQNDNARFGKLGTDIVTLSQEELDALILESVKPWGTKVAAIMANVDRALKARQIHDDDDAFDDTERRLRALIDSGHLLSDGDLNQWRTCEVRTPSRID